One window from the genome of Oceanidesulfovibrio indonesiensis encodes:
- a CDS encoding lysylphosphatidylglycerol synthase transmembrane domain-containing protein: protein MVKKILGITLRWGLMGLCLFLLFRGLDWIEFWESLKKLGFVPVLLAVLFSLIQYVPVAMRFNFLTKFRAGFLTALKASVFCLGINNLFPAKLGEVAKAFYLRKKTGIQLGEGLGLIFWERLFDLNMLMVVGLIAAASMGRNEGVLLLGLTVVGLWAFVIALRINFKIHDLVLKIVPGQRLKLVASDVMHQLRNGMSASFFLSLFLYSLVSWFLFAAMYFVVLWGVGGLEISAVQVLSVFAIATLGYAVPASPGGLGIFEWAFVTTLGAFDVTKGPALACALVMRFCIYVPPVLAALWVMAQSGMSLKGIREQQAETL, encoded by the coding sequence ATGGTGAAAAAAATTCTCGGAATAACACTTCGTTGGGGCCTCATGGGGCTCTGTCTGTTTCTGCTCTTCCGCGGGCTAGACTGGATCGAGTTCTGGGAGTCCCTCAAAAAGCTGGGATTCGTTCCTGTGCTCCTGGCCGTTCTGTTCAGCCTCATTCAATACGTTCCCGTGGCCATGCGCTTCAATTTTCTTACGAAATTTCGCGCGGGCTTCCTGACCGCGTTGAAAGCAAGCGTCTTCTGCCTGGGCATCAACAACCTTTTTCCGGCCAAGCTTGGCGAGGTAGCCAAGGCTTTCTACCTGCGAAAGAAGACGGGCATCCAGCTGGGTGAAGGGTTGGGACTCATCTTCTGGGAGCGCCTTTTCGACCTCAACATGCTGATGGTCGTGGGGCTTATCGCGGCTGCGTCCATGGGCAGGAACGAGGGGGTGCTGCTTCTCGGACTCACTGTTGTAGGGCTCTGGGCGTTTGTCATCGCCTTGCGCATCAATTTCAAAATCCACGATCTGGTACTCAAGATCGTGCCTGGTCAGCGCTTGAAACTTGTGGCCAGCGACGTGATGCACCAGTTGCGCAACGGCATGAGTGCGTCCTTTTTCCTGTCTCTGTTCCTATATAGCCTCGTTTCCTGGTTTTTGTTCGCCGCCATGTATTTCGTGGTGCTCTGGGGCGTTGGCGGGCTGGAGATCAGCGCGGTGCAGGTGTTGTCCGTGTTCGCCATAGCTACACTGGGCTATGCGGTTCCCGCCTCGCCCGGCGGGCTCGGCATTTTTGAATGGGCCTTTGTGACAACGCTCGGCGCATTCGACGTGACCAAGGGGCCAGCCCTGGCATGCGCCCTTGTGATGCGCTTTTGCATCTACGTGCCGCCTGTGCTGGCCGCGCTGTGGGTCATGGCGCAGTCGGGCATGAGCCTCAAGGGCATACGGGAGCAGCAGGCCGAAACATTGTAG
- the proB gene encoding glutamate 5-kinase, with amino-acid sequence MSADDRSKHLANVRRVLVKVGSAVLTCETRRGLELDYVALESLAAQLSELHDRDLDVVLVSSGAVAAGRGVICMSSECPKISGLPDRQAASAVGQSRLMHAYDQAFAQRGKVSAQILLTRDDLQSRRRYLNARHTFSSLMEWRAIPVVNENDTVVVRELEFGDNDHLASLLLNLVEADLFVNLTSAAGVYTKNPELHPDAEPLSCIADIARMNLNASCGGKTKVGSGGMYSKLLAARRAARLGVPTLIVSGREPRALVRAMDGEDIGTWVVPEEKIMSRRKFWLAYNREPSGHIYVDEGAVRALRERGKSLLPIGITAVRGNFARGAVVRILTEDGGRVAVGMANYRASELRRIMGLQTDAIETVLGPGLYSEAVHRDNMVLELESEWSDEESK; translated from the coding sequence ATGAGCGCGGACGATCGTTCCAAGCATCTGGCAAACGTGCGGCGTGTTCTCGTCAAGGTCGGCAGCGCCGTCCTTACATGCGAGACCAGGCGGGGCCTCGAACTGGACTATGTGGCCCTGGAGAGTCTGGCGGCTCAGCTGAGCGAGCTCCATGACCGCGATCTCGATGTGGTGCTAGTCAGTTCCGGCGCTGTGGCCGCGGGCCGGGGCGTTATCTGCATGAGCAGCGAATGTCCCAAAATCAGCGGGTTGCCGGACCGTCAGGCCGCATCCGCCGTGGGCCAGAGCCGCCTGATGCACGCTTACGACCAGGCCTTCGCGCAGCGGGGCAAGGTGAGCGCGCAAATCCTGCTGACGCGCGACGACCTCCAGAGCCGCCGCCGCTATCTCAATGCGCGGCACACCTTCAGTTCGCTGATGGAATGGCGGGCCATTCCTGTGGTCAACGAAAACGACACGGTCGTCGTGCGCGAACTCGAGTTCGGGGACAACGACCACCTCGCCAGTTTGCTCCTCAACCTCGTGGAGGCAGACCTCTTCGTCAACCTGACCTCGGCCGCCGGCGTGTACACGAAGAATCCGGAACTGCATCCCGACGCCGAACCCCTCTCCTGCATCGCGGACATTGCGCGGATGAATCTCAACGCCTCCTGCGGCGGCAAGACAAAGGTCGGGTCCGGCGGCATGTACTCCAAGCTGCTCGCCGCCAGGCGCGCGGCGCGTCTGGGCGTGCCCACGCTCATTGTATCCGGCCGCGAGCCCCGGGCCCTGGTCCGGGCCATGGACGGCGAGGATATCGGCACCTGGGTGGTCCCGGAAGAAAAAATCATGTCCCGCCGCAAGTTCTGGCTGGCTTACAACAGAGAGCCAAGCGGCCACATCTATGTGGATGAAGGAGCGGTCCGCGCCCTGCGTGAGCGAGGCAAATCCCTGCTGCCCATCGGTATCACCGCTGTGCGTGGCAACTTTGCCCGCGGCGCCGTGGTGCGAATTCTGACGGAAGACGGCGGGCGCGTGGCCGTGGGCATGGCCAACTACCGCGCATCGGAACTGCGGCGCATCATGGGGTTGCAGACGGACGCCATCGAGACAGTTTTGGGCCCAGGACTCTACAGCGAAGCTGTGCACCGCGATAATATGGTCCTCGAGCTCGAATCCGAATGGTCGGATGAAGAGTCCAAGTGA
- the obgE gene encoding GTPase ObgE: MRFVDEAMITVRAGKGGNGCLSFRREKFIPKGGPDGGDGGKGGDVIFRASERLLTLYDFRLKRVYEAENGRPGQGQQKYGRAGNDLVVEVPVGTLIYELPLKDEDLARAGLGTDGYAGMEKDGALVYEVTDEDEDDESEERAKEGILVADLDHDGAEYVVAEGGRGGLGNIHFKSSTNRAPRRTTPGHFGEEKRIRLELKILADIGLIGLPNAGKSTLISTISAARPKIANYPFTTLTPNLGVVESDAGERMVVADIPGLIEGASLGLGLGHSFLKHVERTRCLVHLLSVEDVPDEGDVMAGFNLVDEELAAFDATLAAKPQIRVVSKIDLIDKDSQKELRARFDKTGVRVHCISSVTGEGISSLVEEMQRLVREQSKNEEE, from the coding sequence ATGCGATTCGTCGACGAAGCCATGATCACAGTCCGTGCAGGAAAGGGGGGCAATGGCTGCCTTTCCTTCCGGCGCGAGAAGTTCATACCCAAAGGCGGGCCTGACGGCGGCGACGGCGGCAAGGGCGGCGACGTCATCTTCCGCGCTTCCGAGCGTCTGCTCACTCTCTATGATTTCCGGCTCAAACGCGTGTACGAGGCCGAGAACGGCCGGCCCGGGCAGGGTCAGCAGAAGTACGGCCGCGCCGGCAATGACCTTGTGGTCGAGGTGCCCGTGGGCACCCTCATCTACGAGCTGCCGCTCAAGGACGAGGATCTGGCCAGGGCCGGGCTGGGAACGGACGGCTACGCCGGTATGGAAAAGGACGGCGCCCTCGTCTACGAAGTGACGGACGAGGATGAGGACGACGAATCCGAGGAACGGGCCAAGGAAGGAATCCTCGTGGCCGACCTGGACCACGACGGCGCCGAGTACGTGGTGGCGGAAGGCGGCCGCGGCGGACTGGGCAACATCCACTTCAAATCTTCCACAAACCGCGCCCCCAGACGCACCACACCCGGACATTTCGGCGAAGAGAAGCGTATCCGCCTGGAACTCAAGATTCTGGCGGACATTGGTCTCATCGGCCTGCCCAACGCCGGAAAATCCACGCTTATTTCCACCATTTCAGCGGCGCGGCCCAAGATTGCAAACTATCCCTTCACCACGCTCACGCCGAACCTTGGCGTGGTGGAATCGGACGCCGGCGAACGCATGGTCGTGGCCGACATCCCCGGCCTCATCGAAGGCGCCTCTCTGGGCCTCGGACTTGGCCACTCCTTCCTCAAACATGTGGAGCGCACCCGCTGCCTGGTGCATCTGTTGAGCGTGGAGGACGTGCCGGATGAGGGCGACGTGATGGCCGGTTTCAACCTGGTGGACGAGGAGCTCGCCGCGTTCGACGCCACCCTGGCCGCCAAGCCGCAGATACGCGTGGTGAGCAAGATCGACCTTATCGACAAAGATTCTCAGAAAGAGTTGCGCGCCCGCTTTGACAAGACGGGTGTTCGGGTGCATTGCATCTCATCGGTCACCGGCGAAGGAATCTCCTCTCTGGTTGAGGAAATGCAGCGCCTGGTCCGTGAACAAAGCAAGAACGAGGAAGAGTAG
- the rpmA gene encoding 50S ribosomal protein L27 has translation MAHKKAGGSSRNGRDSQGQRRGVKRFAGQEVKAGNILVRQLGTKFHPGLNVGLGKDFTLFALSDGVVRFEKYRRNRKVKTRISVVPAA, from the coding sequence ATGGCACATAAAAAAGCAGGCGGCAGTTCAAGAAACGGTCGCGACTCACAAGGTCAAAGACGAGGCGTCAAGCGCTTTGCCGGCCAGGAAGTGAAGGCCGGTAACATTCTCGTGCGTCAGCTCGGCACCAAGTTCCATCCCGGTCTGAATGTGGGCCTGGGCAAGGACTTTACTCTGTTCGCGCTGTCTGACGGCGTTGTCCGCTTCGAGAAGTATCGCCGCAACCGCAAGGTCAAGACGCGCATCAGCGTGGTCCCCGCCGCGTAA
- the rplU gene encoding 50S ribosomal protein L21, with the protein MYAIIETGGKQYRVEQDQVIRVERLQAEPGSEVTLDKVLMKGGDSVEVGAPYLENAKVTCEVVDHGRGKKIVVFHKWRRNDSRKKQGHRQDYTTLKIKAIN; encoded by the coding sequence ATGTATGCCATTATAGAGACCGGCGGAAAGCAATATCGGGTGGAGCAGGACCAGGTGATTCGCGTGGAGCGGCTGCAGGCCGAGCCTGGAAGCGAAGTGACTCTGGACAAGGTGCTCATGAAGGGCGGCGATTCCGTGGAGGTGGGTGCGCCCTACCTGGAGAACGCCAAGGTGACCTGCGAGGTCGTTGACCACGGCCGCGGCAAGAAGATCGTTGTGTTCCACAAGTGGCGCCGCAACGACTCCCGCAAGAAGCAGGGCCACCGTCAGGACTACACCACTCTCAAGATCAAGGCCATCAACTAA
- a CDS encoding alpha/beta hydrolase family esterase, whose translation MLFALLACSALLAAAGCAVQEPLIGDDTGDAAIETVNGREVMVWRPTGKGPHPTIVFLHGSGWEPEEVERITGMPSQATYEGYMVLAPRGTGPESGATWNAGNCCEPARSQGVDDVGFIQDVLDHYFDQGEAKRGKMFLVGFGAGGKMAHHVACAGTRWLAGMAVVGGTLEAPGCDPAQALPVLIVHGLKDESVPYFGGGVPKPWDGRARQDNSVLRSTAYWGKLAECGVEPTRDSGDGWVEDRFDQCRDDLVVSLLTVTEGGHAWPGGRPAGGGAPQPERRPDATARILQFFSDYR comes from the coding sequence GTGCTCTTCGCATTGCTGGCGTGCTCCGCGTTGCTCGCCGCGGCGGGATGCGCCGTTCAGGAACCGCTCATTGGCGACGACACCGGCGATGCGGCCATCGAGACCGTGAACGGACGGGAGGTCATGGTCTGGCGGCCGACCGGCAAAGGACCGCATCCTACCATCGTGTTCCTGCACGGCAGCGGCTGGGAACCCGAGGAGGTGGAGCGCATCACCGGCATGCCTTCCCAGGCCACGTACGAAGGCTACATGGTGCTTGCGCCGCGGGGCACCGGACCCGAGAGCGGCGCTACATGGAATGCCGGCAACTGCTGCGAACCGGCGCGTTCCCAGGGTGTGGACGACGTGGGTTTTATCCAGGACGTGCTCGATCATTATTTTGATCAGGGCGAGGCCAAACGGGGCAAGATGTTCCTCGTGGGCTTCGGCGCGGGGGGTAAGATGGCGCATCATGTCGCCTGCGCGGGCACCAGGTGGCTGGCGGGCATGGCCGTGGTGGGCGGCACGCTGGAAGCTCCGGGGTGCGATCCTGCCCAGGCGCTGCCGGTGCTTATCGTCCATGGTCTCAAGGACGAGTCGGTCCCGTACTTCGGCGGGGGCGTGCCCAAGCCGTGGGACGGTCGCGCTCGCCAGGACAATTCCGTGCTGCGCTCCACGGCGTATTGGGGCAAACTCGCGGAGTGCGGCGTGGAACCCACGCGCGACTCCGGGGACGGCTGGGTGGAGGACCGGTTCGATCAATGCCGGGACGATCTGGTGGTGAGTCTGCTTACCGTGACCGAAGGCGGGCATGCCTGGCCCGGCGGACGGCCGGCAGGCGGCGGTGCGCCGCAGCCGGAACGCAGGCCGGACGCCACCGCGCGCATCCTGCAATTTTTCTCCGATTACCGCTGA
- a CDS encoding tetratricopeptide repeat protein has product MERFLCIINRCIASHSAKSTALAAGVLLLALAAAGLTAAPAHADARDDILIGLEAARRGAHEAAMRYYTKAMESGELSSHDLGMAYKARALSYHDTGHPDKALSDFEQAAKLTPGDPDIYYNRAQILQARGQQEEADKDLQRAAQGFAQRGNAYIDHEKYDAAISDLTKALLFAPDSADLYIVRGLAYKLNGSLDKATDDYTRAIELAPDDPLPYMNRANTLLKAEQYGMALMDYDKAIELDPKYADAYFNRATAYEKILEDEKAVEDYTMAIKINPEDAMAYKRRGELRKGMGQNSLADKDFAKAFKIDPNLDTAN; this is encoded by the coding sequence ATGGAGCGTTTCCTTTGCATTATAAATCGCTGTATTGCGAGCCACTCTGCCAAAAGCACGGCTCTCGCAGCCGGTGTCCTTCTGCTCGCGCTTGCGGCTGCGGGGCTCACGGCTGCGCCCGCCCACGCCGACGCCAGGGACGACATCCTCATCGGCCTGGAAGCAGCACGCCGCGGCGCGCACGAGGCTGCCATGCGCTACTATACCAAAGCCATGGAATCCGGAGAACTGTCCTCTCATGATCTGGGCATGGCGTACAAAGCCAGGGCCCTCAGCTATCACGATACCGGCCATCCGGACAAGGCATTGAGCGATTTCGAACAGGCGGCCAAACTCACCCCCGGCGATCCTGACATATATTACAACCGTGCCCAGATTCTGCAAGCCCGCGGACAACAGGAAGAAGCGGACAAGGACCTGCAACGGGCCGCCCAGGGCTTCGCCCAGCGGGGCAATGCGTACATCGACCACGAAAAATACGACGCCGCCATCTCCGATTTGACCAAGGCCCTGCTTTTCGCTCCGGATTCTGCTGACCTCTACATTGTACGGGGGCTGGCCTACAAGCTCAACGGTTCCCTGGACAAGGCCACGGACGACTACACCCGCGCCATCGAGCTCGCTCCGGATGACCCGCTGCCATACATGAACCGAGCCAACACGCTGCTCAAGGCGGAACAATACGGCATGGCGCTGATGGACTACGACAAGGCCATCGAGCTCGATCCGAAGTATGCGGACGCGTACTTCAACCGCGCCACGGCGTACGAAAAGATTCTGGAAGACGAGAAAGCTGTCGAGGATTACACCATGGCCATCAAGATCAATCCCGAAGATGCCATGGCCTACAAGCGGCGCGGCGAGTTGCGGAAGGGAATGGGCCAGAATTCTCTCGCCGATAAGGACTTTGCCAAGGCTTTCAAGATCGACCCGAATCTGGACACGGCAAACTGA
- the nth gene encoding endonuclease III, protein MASSLKASSPPEQRAREVLARLGARYENPESALVHRNPWELLVATVLAAQCTDERVNKVTPELFKRWPDPASLAQAEQGEIEEVVRSTGFFRNKAKNLKAAAQMVEQEFGGELPKSLAELTRLPGVARKTANIILGQCFGIHEGVAVDTHVKRLSYRLGFTESQDVKRIERDLMALFPQDRWGDLNHYLVFLGREVCKARKPQCPECPLEDICPKNGV, encoded by the coding sequence ATGGCATCCTCCCTAAAAGCGTCGTCCCCGCCGGAGCAGCGCGCACGGGAAGTGCTTGCGCGGCTCGGCGCACGGTACGAGAACCCCGAATCCGCCCTTGTGCACCGCAACCCCTGGGAACTGCTGGTGGCCACGGTGCTTGCCGCCCAGTGCACGGACGAGCGGGTGAACAAGGTGACGCCCGAGCTGTTCAAGCGTTGGCCTGATCCCGCCTCGCTGGCCCAGGCCGAGCAGGGCGAAATCGAGGAAGTCGTCCGCTCCACGGGGTTTTTCCGCAACAAGGCCAAAAACCTCAAAGCCGCGGCGCAGATGGTGGAACAAGAGTTCGGCGGCGAACTGCCCAAAAGTCTGGCCGAACTCACCAGGTTGCCCGGCGTGGCGCGCAAGACCGCGAACATCATCCTCGGCCAGTGTTTCGGCATTCATGAAGGCGTGGCCGTGGATACCCATGTGAAGCGGCTGTCCTATCGGCTAGGCTTCACCGAGTCCCAGGACGTCAAGCGCATCGAGCGCGACCTCATGGCTCTGTTCCCCCAGGATCGCTGGGGCGACCTGAACCACTACCTCGTCTTCCTGGGCCGGGAGGTATGCAAAGCGCGCAAACCCCAGTGCCCGGAATGTCCGCTCGAAGATATTTGTCCGAAAAATGGCGTGTAG
- the cutA gene encoding divalent-cation tolerance protein CutA, whose translation MSHLIVYMTAENPDEARRISDMLIEKRLAACCNIFEPMQAVFWWEGAAQSERETAFIAKTTTERFAELKAAVLDAHSYDVPCIVAMPIVDGNSEFLDWIGEQTRAQS comes from the coding sequence GTGTCCCATCTGATCGTTTACATGACAGCCGAGAATCCCGATGAGGCGCGCCGGATATCCGACATGCTCATCGAGAAGCGCCTTGCCGCCTGCTGCAACATCTTCGAGCCCATGCAGGCCGTGTTCTGGTGGGAAGGCGCCGCCCAGAGCGAACGCGAAACCGCCTTCATCGCCAAGACCACCACGGAACGCTTCGCCGAGCTCAAAGCCGCGGTGCTGGACGCGCACAGCTACGATGTTCCGTGCATCGTGGCGATGCCCATCGTGGACGGCAATTCCGAGTTCCTGGACTGGATCGGCGAACAGACCCGCGCGCAATCCTGA
- a CDS encoding carbohydrate kinase family protein: protein MSIYISGSVAFDRIMTFPGQFSDHILPDKLHILNVCFLVDGLTEKFGGTAGNIAYTLSLLGRKPTVIATCGRDFGPYEKHMRKHGLPLDGIRVIDEELTAGAYITTDKKDNQITGFNPGAMKHSADFKVDPVRVKDTWAICSPGNMNDMLGLPQRYKEIGVPYIFDPGQQITAIDGKDMAKAITGAAILIANDYEMEMIRKNTGLTMAEVRERAETVIVTLGEKGSVIYSGDGETEVPSAPAKTVLDPTGAGDAYRAGLLYGLTEGQDMDTSCRIGAVCAAYCVEQHGTQEHSFDLAGCKERYGKAFGTTW from the coding sequence ATGTCCATCTACATTTCCGGATCTGTCGCCTTCGACCGCATCATGACCTTTCCCGGACAGTTTTCCGACCATATCCTGCCGGACAAGCTGCACATCCTGAACGTGTGCTTCCTCGTGGACGGCCTCACAGAAAAGTTCGGCGGCACAGCGGGCAACATCGCCTACACGCTTTCGCTGCTGGGCAGGAAGCCCACGGTCATCGCCACCTGCGGCCGCGACTTCGGTCCCTACGAGAAGCACATGCGCAAGCACGGGCTTCCTCTGGACGGAATCCGCGTCATCGATGAGGAACTCACCGCCGGCGCCTACATCACCACGGACAAGAAAGACAACCAGATCACAGGCTTCAACCCCGGCGCCATGAAACACTCCGCCGACTTCAAGGTGGACCCCGTGCGCGTGAAGGACACCTGGGCCATCTGCTCCCCGGGCAACATGAACGACATGCTCGGCCTGCCGCAACGCTACAAGGAAATCGGCGTGCCCTACATTTTCGACCCGGGCCAGCAGATCACCGCCATCGACGGCAAGGACATGGCCAAGGCCATCACCGGCGCGGCCATCCTCATCGCCAACGACTACGAGATGGAGATGATCCGCAAGAACACCGGCCTTACCATGGCCGAGGTCCGCGAACGCGCCGAGACCGTCATCGTCACCCTGGGCGAGAAGGGTTCCGTCATCTACTCCGGCGACGGCGAGACCGAGGTGCCCTCCGCCCCTGCCAAGACAGTGCTCGATCCCACGGGCGCAGGCGACGCCTACCGCGCCGGTCTCCTTTACGGCCTCACCGAAGGCCAGGATATGGATACGTCCTGCCGCATTGGCGCCGTGTGCGCGGCCTACTGCGTGGAACAGCACGGCACGCAGGAGCATTCGTTCGATCTGGCCGGCTGCAAGGAGCGCTATGGCAAGGCATTCGGCACCACCTGGTAG
- a CDS encoding phosphotransferase family protein: MIELKTDRLQAFLEETFGPGARLLGVSEIGKPGDQGVKRFGYGKPVLVSYEVAGEPQEAVLSTMRGDKYGHQFYWDRAAILMFQHETSGDLEKHARSLALGYIDARDALHPVRDVKEFFLLVEKLPGYDYFRDLERIAGGDFRTEDATRVREFSRWLARIHTQKLDDPHLYYRRIRNLIGSDECILGLIDEAFPQEYEAYPPERFRTLERRLIDWRWKLKRYAHRLSAVHGDFHPWNVLVDSSGDFRVLDRSRGAWGEPAGDLAAMAVNFLLFGILHDHPGDPEALPRLDGPFRQLFEILFEEYIQATGDTEIFEVLAPFFVFRCLVVASPEWYPDHPPAVRRGLFEFMERVLDEDVFDPTCVNKYLVGSC, translated from the coding sequence ATGATCGAACTCAAAACCGATCGCCTCCAGGCCTTCCTCGAAGAAACCTTCGGCCCTGGGGCCCGGCTTCTCGGCGTCAGCGAGATCGGCAAGCCCGGCGACCAGGGCGTCAAGCGGTTCGGCTACGGCAAGCCGGTTCTCGTGAGCTACGAGGTTGCCGGCGAGCCGCAGGAGGCGGTGCTCTCCACCATGCGCGGCGACAAGTACGGCCACCAGTTTTACTGGGACCGCGCCGCCATCCTTATGTTCCAGCACGAGACGAGCGGGGACCTGGAGAAACACGCCAGGTCCCTCGCCCTCGGCTACATCGACGCACGCGACGCGCTCCACCCCGTGCGCGACGTGAAGGAATTTTTCCTGCTCGTGGAAAAGCTGCCGGGATACGACTATTTCCGCGACCTCGAACGCATTGCCGGCGGCGACTTCCGGACCGAGGACGCGACCCGCGTCCGCGAGTTCTCACGCTGGCTCGCGCGCATACACACCCAGAAGCTGGACGACCCCCATCTGTATTACCGCCGCATCCGCAACCTCATCGGCTCTGACGAGTGCATCCTCGGCCTGATAGACGAGGCGTTCCCGCAGGAGTACGAGGCGTATCCGCCTGAGCGGTTCCGTACGTTGGAGCGCCGGCTCATCGACTGGCGCTGGAAGCTCAAGCGCTACGCCCACAGGCTTTCGGCCGTGCACGGCGATTTCCACCCCTGGAACGTGCTCGTGGACAGCAGCGGCGACTTCCGGGTGCTGGACCGCAGCCGCGGCGCATGGGGCGAGCCGGCCGGAGATCTCGCCGCCATGGCCGTGAATTTCCTTCTCTTCGGCATCCTCCACGATCATCCCGGCGACCCAGAAGCCCTGCCACGGCTGGACGGACCCTTCCGCCAGCTGTTCGAGATCCTGTTCGAGGAGTACATTCAAGCGACCGGCGATACGGAGATTTTCGAGGTCCTGGCCCCGTTTTTCGTGTTCCGCTGTCTTGTGGTCGCCTCGCCGGAATGGTATCCGGACCATCCGCCCGCCGTGCGGCGCGGCCTGTTCGAATTCATGGAACGGGTGCTGGACGAGGACGTCTTTGATCCGACGTGCGTGAACAAATATCTCGTGGGGAGCTGTTGA
- a CDS encoding adenylyl-sulfate kinase, with protein sequence MVSGCAVWLTGLPGAGKSTIAEMVRDELIARSKQAILLSMDERRRKYVPRPTYTPDDRRVAYEKFAEEAARLAAKDFVVVMDGTGHKKSMRDYARKLVPCFCEVYLKCSLETAIQRESERPEGLVMAGLYEKALERQRTGEDVDGLGEVIGVDSPYEENPEAELVIDVDETSPEDACAMIVDLLESLPVN encoded by the coding sequence ATGGTGTCTGGCTGCGCCGTGTGGCTCACCGGCCTTCCCGGGGCCGGCAAGTCCACCATCGCCGAAATGGTCCGTGACGAGCTCATCGCGCGCTCCAAGCAGGCTATCCTCCTGTCCATGGACGAACGCCGAAGAAAATACGTTCCCAGGCCGACCTACACGCCTGACGACCGCCGCGTGGCTTACGAAAAATTCGCCGAAGAAGCGGCCAGGCTCGCAGCCAAGGACTTCGTCGTGGTCATGGACGGCACTGGCCACAAGAAATCCATGCGCGACTACGCCCGCAAGCTCGTGCCCTGCTTTTGCGAAGTATACCTGAAGTGCTCGCTCGAAACGGCCATCCAGCGCGAAAGCGAACGGCCCGAAGGCCTGGTCATGGCCGGCCTCTACGAAAAAGCCCTGGAGCGTCAACGCACCGGCGAGGACGTGGACGGTCTGGGCGAGGTCATCGGCGTGGATTCACCCTATGAAGAGAATCCGGAGGCCGAGTTGGTCATCGACGTGGACGAGACGTCGCCGGAGGACGCGTGCGCCATGATCGTCGACCTGCTGGAATCCCTTCCGGTGAACTGA